One genomic segment of Isachenkonia alkalipeptolytica includes these proteins:
- the tpiA gene encoding triose-phosphate isomerase: MRIPIIAGNWKMNKNKKDTKKFIEDFEALIGDTEVEVVICPPFTSLDSASQMLKNSSVKLGAQNMSWEDHGAFTGEVSPEMLLEQQVEFVIIGHSERRQIFSETDDRINKKVLKALEKELRPILCVGETLEEREGEKAFEVVKNQLVQGLKNISGEDASKVVVAYEPVWAIGTGKTATPEDANEMAAFIRNTIKELYTEEISEEMIIQYGGSVKPGNVEEIMNQTDIDGALVGGASLEAKDFIEIVNF, translated from the coding sequence ATGAGAATACCGATTATTGCAGGAAACTGGAAAATGAATAAAAATAAAAAGGATACGAAGAAGTTTATTGAGGACTTTGAAGCCTTAATCGGAGATACCGAGGTGGAAGTGGTTATATGTCCACCCTTTACCTCCTTAGACTCCGCCTCCCAAATGCTCAAAAATTCTTCCGTAAAATTAGGTGCTCAAAATATGAGTTGGGAAGACCATGGGGCATTCACCGGCGAAGTTTCTCCGGAGATGTTATTGGAGCAACAAGTGGAGTTTGTAATTATAGGTCACTCGGAAAGACGGCAGATATTTAGTGAAACCGATGATCGAATCAACAAAAAAGTTCTTAAGGCTTTAGAAAAAGAACTGCGTCCGATTTTGTGTGTGGGAGAGACGTTAGAGGAAAGAGAAGGAGAAAAAGCCTTTGAGGTTGTTAAAAATCAACTGGTTCAAGGACTTAAAAATATCAGCGGCGAGGATGCTTCGAAGGTCGTTGTAGCCTATGAGCCGGTGTGGGCAATCGGGACAGGCAAAACTGCTACCCCGGAAGATGCCAATGAAATGGCAGCGTTTATTCGAAATACTATTAAAGAACTTTACACGGAAGAGATCTCCGAGGAAATGATCATTCAATATGGAGGCAGTGTGAAACCCGGGAATGTGGAAGAAATCATGAACCAGACGGATATTGACGGAGCCTTGGTTGGAGGCGCCAGTCTTGAAGCAAAGGATTTTATTGAGATTGTGAACTTTTAG
- the gpmI gene encoding 2,3-bisphosphoglycerate-independent phosphoglycerate mutase yields MKKPVMLMILDGLGLRDEIEGNGVKQADMKNLQYYMSNYPNTILKASGEAVGLPEGQMGNSEVGHLNIGAGRVVYQELTRISKDIREDQLKDNPRLKDLITHVKSKGQKLHLLGLLSDGGVHSHNKHLYELLKIAKEQGLKKVYIHCFLDGRDTPPKSAKDYIRELEEKIQEIGVGEIATVAGRYYAMDRDLRWERTERAYQALVYGVGKNVEDPENAVIEAYEEGITDEFMHPLVVSNIDGTIEKNDGLLFFNFRADRVRQMTRALTEDQFNEFPVAKDLNLHYVTMTQYDKNFASVPVLYPPAKLDNTLGEYLSRHNLAQLRIAETEKYAHVTYFFNGGVEKENPKEDRVMIPSPKVATYDMNPEMSAEAVTNKLLEKLENNPYDFIVINYANPDMVGHTGDMQALIKALKTVDREMYRIVQRVLEIEGTVLMTADHGNAEEMYDYKEQKPVTAHTTNNVPLILIQNHPKHLNDFGSLCDLAPTILELLELSKPPEMKGSSLIRK; encoded by the coding sequence ATGAAAAAACCAGTAATGCTAATGATCCTGGACGGTTTAGGATTAAGAGATGAAATAGAGGGTAATGGAGTAAAACAGGCGGATATGAAAAATCTGCAGTATTATATGAGTAATTATCCAAACACCATTTTAAAGGCCAGCGGAGAGGCGGTAGGTCTTCCGGAAGGACAAATGGGAAACTCGGAAGTAGGACACTTAAATATCGGTGCCGGACGGGTTGTTTATCAGGAACTGACCAGGATTTCCAAGGATATACGGGAGGATCAACTGAAAGATAACCCAAGGCTTAAAGACTTGATTACTCATGTGAAAAGCAAGGGGCAAAAACTTCATCTTCTGGGTCTACTATCCGATGGCGGAGTCCATAGTCATAACAAACATTTATATGAGCTATTGAAAATTGCCAAAGAACAGGGATTGAAAAAAGTATATATTCATTGTTTTCTTGACGGCAGGGATACTCCGCCGAAAAGTGCAAAGGACTATATCCGGGAGTTAGAAGAAAAAATTCAAGAAATCGGCGTCGGAGAAATTGCCACTGTAGCCGGCAGATATTATGCAATGGATCGTGACCTTCGATGGGAACGTACGGAAAGAGCTTATCAAGCTTTAGTTTACGGCGTCGGGAAAAATGTGGAAGATCCCGAAAACGCCGTAATAGAGGCCTATGAGGAAGGGATTACCGATGAGTTTATGCATCCTCTGGTGGTTTCCAATATTGATGGGACCATAGAAAAAAATGATGGGTTGCTGTTTTTTAATTTCCGGGCAGATCGGGTAAGACAAATGACTCGGGCCCTTACGGAAGACCAATTCAATGAGTTTCCTGTAGCAAAGGATTTAAATTTACACTATGTAACCATGACCCAGTACGATAAAAACTTTGCTTCGGTACCGGTGCTATATCCTCCGGCGAAACTAGATAATACCCTAGGAGAATACTTAAGTCGCCATAACTTAGCTCAGTTACGTATCGCCGAAACTGAAAAGTATGCTCATGTAACCTATTTTTTCAACGGGGGAGTGGAAAAGGAAAACCCGAAGGAAGACCGAGTTATGATTCCTTCGCCAAAAGTTGCGACCTATGATATGAATCCTGAAATGAGTGCTGAGGCAGTAACGAATAAGCTGTTGGAGAAGCTTGAAAACAACCCTTATGACTTTATTGTGATTAATTATGCAAATCCGGATATGGTCGGTCATACAGGGGATATGCAGGCTTTGATTAAAGCTTTAAAAACCGTGGACAGAGAAATGTATCGGATTGTTCAAAGGGTACTGGAAATAGAGGGTACGGTTCTGATGACAGCGGATCATGGAAATGCGGAAGAAATGTATGACTATAAAGAGCAAAAACCCGTAACAGCCCACACCACAAACAATGTACCGCTGATTCTAATTCAGAATCATCCAAAACATCTCAATGATTTTGGGAGTCTTTGTGATCTAGCACCCACAATACTAGAACTTTTAGAATTATCAAAACCTCCTGAAATGAAAGGGAGTAGCCTTATAAGAAAATAA
- the eno gene encoding phosphopyruvate hydratase encodes MDTITQIYAREVFDSRGNPTIEVEVELESGGRGLGIVPSGASTGAFEAVELRDGDSNRLFGKGVLQAVENVNQVIAPELIGLNGLDQQMIDETMIALDGTENKGKLGANAILGVSIATAKAAADTLGLPLYKYLGGVNAKDLPVPMLNILNGGAHADNNVDIQEFMIMPVGADSFKEGMVQCVEIYHTLKKVLQKENLATGVGDEGGFAPNLSSNEEALQIIIRAIEKAGYTPGTDIKLALDVAATEIYDGETKVYKLASEGVEKTAKEMVDYYEELVEKYPIISIEDGLDEEDWEGWKELTDRLGHKIQIVGDDLFVTNTQRLKKGIDGKIANSILIKLNQIGTITETLDAIEMAKRAGYTNVISHRSGETEDSFIADVAVATNAGQIKTGAPARTDRVAKYNQLLRIEHQLKGRGKYRGEETFYNIK; translated from the coding sequence ATGGATACTATTACACAGATCTACGCAAGAGAAGTATTTGACTCAAGAGGGAATCCGACCATCGAGGTGGAAGTGGAATTGGAAAGCGGCGGAAGAGGTCTTGGAATTGTTCCTTCTGGAGCCTCCACAGGAGCTTTTGAAGCCGTAGAATTACGGGATGGAGATAGCAACCGCCTTTTTGGAAAAGGAGTATTGCAAGCGGTTGAAAATGTAAATCAAGTGATTGCTCCGGAACTGATCGGTCTCAACGGATTAGATCAGCAAATGATTGATGAGACCATGATTGCTTTAGATGGAACAGAGAACAAAGGAAAGTTGGGAGCAAATGCAATACTCGGAGTATCCATTGCAACGGCTAAAGCGGCAGCGGATACATTAGGCCTACCCTTATACAAATACCTGGGTGGTGTAAATGCCAAGGACTTGCCAGTTCCGATGTTAAACATCTTAAATGGAGGGGCTCATGCGGACAACAACGTAGATATTCAAGAGTTTATGATTATGCCCGTGGGGGCGGATTCATTTAAAGAAGGCATGGTTCAGTGTGTAGAGATTTATCACACATTGAAAAAAGTATTGCAAAAAGAAAATCTGGCCACGGGAGTTGGTGATGAGGGGGGCTTTGCGCCGAACCTTTCCTCTAATGAAGAGGCTTTACAAATTATCATTCGAGCCATTGAAAAAGCAGGATACACGCCGGGGACGGACATTAAACTTGCCTTAGATGTTGCTGCTACAGAGATTTATGATGGAGAAACGAAGGTTTATAAGCTTGCCAGTGAAGGTGTAGAAAAGACCGCAAAAGAGATGGTGGATTACTATGAAGAACTGGTAGAGAAGTATCCGATTATTTCCATAGAAGACGGTCTAGATGAAGAAGACTGGGAAGGTTGGAAAGAACTTACGGATCGGTTAGGACATAAAATTCAAATTGTGGGGGACGATCTTTTCGTTACCAATACCCAAAGATTGAAAAAGGGGATTGACGGTAAGATTGCTAATTCCATCTTAATCAAGTTGAATCAAATCGGAACTATTACTGAAACCTTGGATGCTATTGAAATGGCAAAAAGAGCGGGATATACCAATGTGATTTCTCATCGGTCCGGAGAAACTGAAGATTCTTTTATCGCTGATGTAGCCGTTGCCACAAATGCGGGACAAATTAAAACCGGAGCCCCTGCAAGAACAGACAGGGTTGCAAAATATAACCAATTGCTTCGAATAGAACACCAACTAAAAGGCAGAGGAAAGTATCGAGGGGAAGAAACTTTCTATAATATTAAATAA